A part of Uloborus diversus isolate 005 chromosome 6, Udiv.v.3.1, whole genome shotgun sequence genomic DNA contains:
- the LOC129224843 gene encoding spermatogenesis-associated protein 1-like, whose product MSCIDPKHSFDLAREEWRKRFLEVKKSTPRLEDHCAKLRQELEKLVKDMLVSVKSDPDSKPHKPSKKTSYKIMIMRLVQEVEDLRRRLQSVAVRLNAETKLRAQAEFEVKRLRQDLLHKKTQVTLTRKQASFPQTSEQFFISAV is encoded by the exons aTGTCCTGCATTGATCCGAAGCATTCTTTTGACTTAGCTCGTGAAGAATGGCGCAAACGCTTCTTGGAGGTGAAGAAATCAACACCTCGTTTAGAAGACCACTGCGCCAAACTCAGGCAGGAGTTGGAGAAACTGGTGAAAGACATGCTGGTTAGCGTCAAGAGCGATCCTGATTCTAAGCCTCACAAGCCTTCCAAAAAG ACAAGCTACAAAATTATGATCATGCGCCTCGTACAAGAAGTGGAAGATTTGAGGAGGCGACTGCAGTCAGTTGCTGTACGATTGAATGCAGAAACTAAG CTGAGAGCTCAAGCAGAATTTGAAGTGAAGAGGCTTCGGCAAGATTTGTTGCACAAGAAGACTCAAGTGACTCTTACGAGGAAGCAAGCATCTTTTCCACAAACATCAGAACAGTTCTTCATCAGTGCAGTGTGA